One Arthrobacter sp. StoSoilB19 DNA window includes the following coding sequences:
- a CDS encoding M23 family metallopeptidase encodes MTAATPADLEYPFTGPWLVQNSPANRIPSHGTRLFATSHAIDFTPLDRNGRSAPVTLASLFRPEPPEQFVGFGRAVTAPASGIVLAAHDGEPDHAAFRGFPSIRYAASQARRAREGWPGLAGNHVIIGSGAVFIALCHLQRGSVCVRPGKPVECGEMVGRCGNSGNSTEPHLHVQAMDSADPARASGVPLSFPGGLPRNGTIVHA; translated from the coding sequence ATGACTGCGGCGACCCCTGCGGACCTGGAGTATCCGTTCACCGGCCCCTGGCTGGTGCAGAATTCTCCCGCCAACCGGATCCCCAGCCACGGGACGCGGCTTTTCGCCACGAGCCACGCCATCGACTTCACCCCGCTGGACCGGAACGGGCGGTCTGCGCCGGTCACCCTGGCGTCGCTGTTCCGGCCCGAGCCGCCGGAGCAGTTCGTGGGGTTTGGCAGGGCTGTGACAGCCCCGGCCTCCGGTATTGTCCTCGCCGCCCATGACGGGGAGCCGGACCATGCCGCCTTCCGCGGCTTTCCATCCATTCGTTACGCCGCTTCGCAGGCCAGGCGGGCGCGGGAGGGATGGCCGGGCCTTGCAGGCAACCACGTGATCATCGGGAGCGGCGCGGTGTTCATCGCCCTGTGCCATCTGCAGCGCGGGAGCGTCTGCGTCCGGCCCGGCAAGCCGGTTGAGTGCGGAGAGATGGTGGGCCGCTGCGGCAACTCCGGCAACAGCACGGAACCGCATCTGCATGTGCAGGCCATGGATTCCGCCGATCCAGCCCGGGCTTCCGGCGTTCCCCTCTCGTTCCCCGGCGGACTGCCGCGCAACGGGACCATCGTGCATGCCTGA
- a CDS encoding VOC family protein: protein MRLVQVAQHASDLQRAAEFYSALLSARYTAVFDPPGLLFFDLDGVRLLLEQGAPSSLLYLGVPDVKRTVEQLKGRGVEIVAEPRVIFSHDDGLLGPAGTEEWMAFIRDSEGNTLGLVSQIPPASPSRP, encoded by the coding sequence ATGCGCTTGGTTCAGGTCGCTCAACACGCCAGTGATCTGCAGCGGGCAGCGGAGTTTTACAGCGCCTTGCTTTCGGCAAGATACACGGCCGTGTTCGATCCGCCCGGGCTGCTGTTCTTCGACCTTGACGGCGTACGGCTGTTGCTGGAGCAGGGCGCGCCGAGTTCGCTTCTCTATCTTGGCGTTCCCGATGTGAAGCGCACTGTGGAGCAACTCAAGGGCCGGGGAGTGGAAATAGTGGCCGAACCGCGGGTGATCTTCAGCCACGACGACGGCCTGCTGGGGCCCGCCGGCACGGAGGAGTGGATGGCATTCATCCGGGACAGCGAGGGAAACACCCTGGGGCTGGTCAGCCAGATTCC